From Sporosarcina sp. FSL W7-1349, a single genomic window includes:
- a CDS encoding DUF1128 domain-containing protein, whose product MDLSKPSPENVTFMIEQIKEKLRMVNVDAMKAENFSTSQYEDLHDMYQLVMKRNNITPNEMQAIAAELGSMRK is encoded by the coding sequence ATGGATTTATCAAAACCTTCACCAGAAAATGTGACCTTCATGATAGAGCAGATCAAAGAGAAACTCCGCATGGTGAATGTGGACGCAATGAAAGCGGAAAACTTCAGCACTTCTCAGTACGAGGACCTGCATGATATGTATCAACTGGTCATGAAACGGAATAATATAACACCGAATGAAATGCAGGCCATCGCCGCTGAGCTCGGATCGATGCGAAAATGA
- a CDS encoding alanine/glycine:cation symporter family protein: MDAIQEFLDKIGGIIWGPPLLILLVGTGIFLTARLAFIQVRLLPYSLKQVFSRKHDKQVDGDISQFQALMTAMAATVGVGNIVGVAGAVATGGPGAIFWMWMAGFFGMATKYGEAILAVKYRVKDANGQMAGGPMYYLEHGLKQKWLGVLFAIFGAFAAFGIGNGTQSKAVADAMSGTFNVPHWATGVGLVIFGALVILGGIKSIGRVTAFFVPIMALFYFIAGAIVVVTNFNLVPDAFALIFKDAFTGQAVAGGAIGAVIRFGVARGLFSNEAGLGSAPIAAAAARTDLPGRQALISMTQVLFDTLVICTITGLTIVMSGKWDGQGIEADFLTAEAFGTFLGSAGPIIVSIGLIFFATSTILGWSYYGEKCFQYLFPNPKAVFTYRVIFVLFIFVGATAKLGVVWALADVLNGLMAIPNLIGLLGLSGIIVLETKRFQAKIKEEKESAK; this comes from the coding sequence ATGGACGCAATACAAGAATTTTTAGATAAAATAGGAGGCATTATCTGGGGACCGCCCTTACTCATTCTGTTGGTCGGAACCGGTATTTTTTTAACTGCGAGACTGGCCTTTATTCAAGTACGGTTATTGCCTTATTCCTTAAAACAAGTGTTTTCAAGAAAGCATGATAAGCAAGTGGACGGGGACATTTCCCAATTCCAGGCATTGATGACGGCGATGGCCGCCACAGTAGGGGTCGGGAATATCGTAGGGGTTGCCGGTGCGGTGGCAACCGGGGGACCCGGAGCCATCTTCTGGATGTGGATGGCCGGATTTTTCGGCATGGCGACCAAGTATGGCGAGGCAATCCTAGCCGTCAAATACCGGGTAAAAGATGCGAATGGTCAAATGGCCGGCGGGCCGATGTATTATCTGGAGCATGGATTGAAACAAAAATGGCTGGGGGTCCTCTTCGCCATCTTTGGCGCATTTGCAGCATTCGGAATCGGTAACGGAACGCAATCCAAAGCGGTTGCCGACGCGATGAGCGGCACATTCAATGTTCCGCACTGGGCGACGGGTGTCGGACTTGTTATTTTCGGCGCTTTAGTTATTTTAGGTGGAATCAAATCCATTGGACGAGTTACGGCATTTTTCGTGCCGATTATGGCACTTTTCTATTTTATCGCAGGAGCAATCGTTGTTGTCACCAACTTCAACCTCGTGCCTGATGCGTTTGCGTTAATTTTCAAAGATGCATTCACCGGGCAAGCGGTTGCAGGTGGAGCAATCGGTGCAGTCATTCGATTTGGCGTAGCACGCGGATTATTCTCGAATGAAGCAGGTTTAGGCTCGGCCCCGATCGCCGCAGCGGCAGCACGTACGGATCTACCGGGACGCCAAGCTTTAATTTCCATGACTCAAGTTCTGTTTGACACTCTCGTTATTTGTACGATTACCGGCTTGACGATCGTCATGTCTGGAAAATGGGACGGTCAAGGAATCGAAGCCGACTTCTTGACGGCTGAAGCGTTTGGCACATTCCTCGGAAGCGCCGGTCCGATTATCGTATCAATCGGTCTCATATTCTTCGCGACTTCCACTATATTGGGATGGAGTTATTACGGTGAGAAATGCTTCCAATACCTCTTCCCGAATCCGAAAGCCGTCTTTACGTACCGTGTCATTTTCGTCCTCTTCATCTTTGTAGGCGCTACAGCCAAGTTGGGCGTCGTATGGGCCTTGGCGGACGTCCTGAACGGTCTCATGGCCATCCCGAACTTGATCGGACTCCTTGGTCTATCTGGCATCATTGTGTTGGAAACAAAACGATTCCAAGCGAAAATCAAAGAAGAGAAAGAATCCGCAAAATAA